A segment of the Romboutsia sp. 13368 genome:
TATCTTATTTAACTNNNNNNNNNNNNNNNNNNNNNNNNNNNNNNNNNNNNNNNNNNNNNNNNNNNNNNNNNNNNNNNNNNNNNNNNNNNNNNNNNNNNNNNNNNNNNNNNNNNNNNNNNNNNNNNNNNNNNNNNNNNNNNNNNNNNNNNNNNNNNNNNNNNNNNNNNNNNNNNNNNNNNNNNNNNNNNNNNNNNNNNNNNNNNNNNNNNNNNNNNNNNNNNNNNNNNNNNNNNNNNNNNNNNNNNNNNNNNNNNNNNNNNNNNNNNNNNNNNNNNNNNNNNNNNNNNNNNNNNNNNNNNNNNNNNNNNNNNNNNNNNNNNNNNNNNNNNNNNNNNNNNNNNNNNNNNNNNNNNNNNNNNNNNNNNNNNNNNNNNNNNNNNNNNNNNNNNNNNNNNATATAAACGATAGAATAAAAAGTTTTATTATGTAAATAATAATCATGTGAAAATATATTATTTGAGGTGATTTAATGAAAAAATACATATGTACAGTATGTGGATATATACATGARGGAGATRCACCTCCAGAAGTATGCCCAATTTGTAAAGTAGGAGCAGATAAATTTGAAGAAGTTAAAGATGACATGCAATGGGCGGATGAACATAGAATAGGAATTGCAAAAGATATAGACGAAGAAATAATAGAAGGTTTAAGAGCAAACTTTATAGGTGAATGTACTGAAGTTGGTATGTATATAGCTATGTNNNNNNNNNNNNNNNNNNNNNNNNNNNNNNNNNNNNNNNNNNNNNNNNNNNNNNNNNNNNNNNNNNNNNNNNNNNNNNNNNNNNNNNNNNNNNNNNNNNNNNNNNNNNNNNNNNNNNNNNNNNNNNNNNNNNNNNNNNNTGCTAGAGTTGAAGCTGAATATGGAGCTTGCTCAGGTAAAAAAGAGTTAGCAGGACTTGCTAAAAAACATAACTTAGATGCTATACATGATAGTGTTCATGAAATGTGTAAAGATGAAGCTAGACATGGTAGAGCATTTAAGGGTCTATTAGATAGATATTTCTCTAAATAAATCTTAGGAGGTAAGGAGGTATAAATATGAATAAAATAAATTGTAGTGTTGAAAATTGCTCTCATAATAGTAGTGGAGTTTGCTATGCAAATCGTATAGATGTAGGTAGTAAAGGGGCAACTGATGAAGATCAAACTTGTTGTGGTTCTTTTCTTGATAGAAAACACTATTCAACTTTAACTAATAATACTAATGATGATGGACCTTGTGATTGTATAGTTTGTACTGCTGAAAATTGTACTTATAATAATAATAAATTATGTACAGCAGATGTTATACAAGTAACTGGAGATAATGTAAGAATATATACAGAAGCAATATGTTCTACATTTAAAATGAAATAGATATTAAGTATAAATGAAAGAGAGAACTGACAGTTCTCTCTTTCATTTATACTTAAATTATTATAAAAATATATTATAATTATATCTTCTAAAAATACCTAATTTNNNNNNNNNNNNNNNNNNNNNNNNNNNNNNNNNNNNNNNNNNNNNNNNNNNNNNNNNNNNNNNNNNNNNNNNNNNNNNNNNNNNNNNNNNNNNNNNNNNNNNNNNNNNNNNNNNNNNNNNNNNNNNNNNNNNNNNNNNNNNNNNNNNNNNNNNNNNNNNNNNNNNNNNNNNNNNNNNNATAAAAGAATATTATTAAAGATAATAATAAATATGATATAATAAAATTTACTTAAAATACGAAATTAATATAAAGGTAGGTATCAGTAGATGAAGTGGACTGAAATAACAATAAAAACGACAACAGAAGCTGTAGAAGCTGTAACAAATATATTATATGAACAAAATGTAGGCGGAGTATCTATAGAAGATCCTAAGGATTTTAAATTCCAAAAGAAAAATGAATATGATTGGGATTTTGTAGAAGAAGAAATATTCAATAGCGGATATGATGGAGTTATAATAAAAACTTACATAACAGAAGAAAGAGATGTAACAGAAGATATAAACTTAATAAAAGAAAAAATAGATGGATTAAAAGAATTTGGTATAGACGTAGGAGACGCTATAGTGGAAATATCTCAAGTTGATGAAGAAGATTGGGCAAATGAATGGAAAAATTACTACAAGCCAACAAAAGTAGGTGAAAAAGTTGTAGTAAAACCAACTTGGGAAGAGTATGAAGCTAAGGACGGAGATTTAATAATAGAATTAGACCCAGGCATGGCATTTGGTACAGGTACACATGAAACAACTAGTATGTGTATACAACAATTAGAAAAGTATGTTAAACAAGATTCCAAGGTATTTGATATAGGTTGTGGTAGTGGAATACTTGCTATAGCAGCAGCAAAACTTGGTGCTAATGACGTATTAGCAGTTGATTTAGATGAAGTAGCAGTAAAAGTTTCTAAAGAAAATATAGAGTTAAATAAAGTTGAAGATAAAGTTAAAGCTTTACATGGAAATCTTATGGAAGTTGTAAGTGATAAAGCTGATATAGTTGTGGCAAATATAATAGCAGATATAATAAAAATATTAGCTAAAGATATTAAGAACTTTATGAAGGATGATGCAGTATTTATATCATCAGGTATAATACATGCAAAAGTAGATGAAGTTAAAGCTTCTTTAGAAGAAAATGGACTTGAAGTTGTTGAAGTACAATCTTTAGGTGAGTGGAATGCTATAGTTTCTAAAATTAAGTAGGTGATTTTATGGATAGATTTTTTGTAAAAAAACAAAATATTAATTTAGAAACTAATAGTTGTATTATTGAAGGTGAAGATGTAAAACATATTTCTAAAGTACTTAGATGTAAAATTGGAGAAGAATTAGAAATATGTGATAATGACAATAATGAATATATATGTGAGATAACTGATATAGATAAATCTGCAGTTAGTTTAAACATATTAGAAAAAGTTGATGTAAAAAGAGAATCAGACTTAAAAATAAAAGTATATCAAGGTCTTCCCAAAGGACCTAAAATGGAAATGATACTTCAAAAGCTTACTGAAGTTGGAGTAGATGAAATAGTTCTAGTACAAACTAAAAGAAGTGTATCAAAAGTAGATGATAAAAAAGAAGATAAAAAGCTTGAAAGATGGGAACGTATAATATACGAAGCAGCAAAGCAAAGTAAAAGAGGTAAGATACCTACATTAAGAGGTATATTAAGCTTTAAAGAAGCTTTAGAAGATATGAATAATAATGACTTAAATATAGCACCTTATGAAAATGAAAGAACAAAATCGATTAAACAAGCAATAAAAGGTGTAAATATAAATACTATGGGAA
Coding sequences within it:
- a CDS encoding rubredoxin-like domain-containing protein, with protein sequence MKKYICTVCGYIHEGDXPPEVCPICKVGADKFEEVKDDMQWADEHRIGIAKDIDEEIIEGLRANFIGECTEVGMYIAM
- a CDS encoding DUF1540 domain-containing protein, producing MNKINCSVENCSHNSSGVCYANRIDVGSKGATDEDQTCCGSFLDRKHYSTLTNNTNDDGPCDCIVCTAENCTYNNNKLCTADVIQVTGDNVRIYTEAICSTFKMK
- the prmA gene encoding 50S ribosomal protein L11 methyltransferase; protein product: MKWTEITIKTTTEAVEAVTNILYEQNVGGVSIEDPKDFKFQKKNEYDWDFVEEEIFNSGYDGVIIKTYITEERDVTEDINLIKEKIDGLKEFGIDVGDAIVEISQVDEEDWANEWKNYYKPTKVGEKVVVKPTWEEYEAKDGDLIIELDPGMAFGTGTHETTSMCIQQLEKYVKQDSKVFDIGCGSGILAIAAAKLGANDVLAVDLDEVAVKVSKENIELNKVEDKVKALHGNLMEVVSDKADIVVANIIADIIKILAKDIKNFMKDDAVFISSGIIHAKVDEVKASLEENGLEVVEVQSLGEWNAIVSKIK
- a CDS encoding 16S rRNA (uracil(1498)-N(3))-methyltransferase, which encodes MDRFFVKKQNINLETNSCIIEGEDVKHISKVLRCKIGEELEICDNDNNEYICEITDIDKSAVSLNILEKVDVKRESDLKIKVYQGLPKGPKMEMILQKLTEVGVDEIVLVQTKRSVSKVDDKKEDKKLERWERIIYEAAKQSKRGKIPTLRGILSFKEALEDMNNNDLNIAPYENERTKSIKQAIKGVNINTMGIFVGPEGGFEESEIEAIEEIGGTSVSLGPRILRTETASLVASSIVLYELSDLGGDE